accaccaaggCCACACCCACACACCAACCAACCCctactatttcttttctttatttaatttcttcttcttcaatcttcaTATGAATTTAAAGCCATAATTATAGAGACTTCAAATTAGCCAGCTACTGCTAGCTAGAATATATACATAGTACTCTGATTTCTGATAGATGATGACTTGAATTAAATACATTCTTAAATTCAAGCTCCCAAATACGTATGCAATCCCGCTCTCTTACATCTATCGCTTATAAGGACAGACCTAGAATTTCTAAATAGGATGGGctagatttattttattggattATTAGATTTTAGGCTCGAATAAACCTTACAGGGAAGTTGATAGAATTCAtctcataaatatatataaatttacagATGCCAGCAACAATGATTATATATTCTTAAAATTAACACTAATGGCTAATATATGTCTTTTATGCTTACATGTTCCTGATTGTTtgtatgaaaaaaaagaaaaaaaagaaaaagaaaactcacaAACATAATAGTCAGAAAATTAATAGTATTACGatgtaactttaatttggtCACGTGAACCTTTGTCTTAGACTTTCACTTATATATAGGCATATATGAAAGATTTTGAATAGTAAAAGGTATGTGGATAGAATCACTAAGTACGGTTTGTTTAATACAAGTTTCAAGTAGCAATAATATACTTCAATCTCTTTTCACACTTTTGGCTAGACACAATTCCTGGGTGGGAATAAGCTTGTACCATCCATTTTATCCTAAACTTTGACGGTGAATTACATTTCGTAAATAATAATACTACAAATTCCAAAATGCTAATTAATAATCTTTCGATAAAAGAGGTTAGGGTACatcaaattatttcttttataatataataatctACGTAAAGGCAGCAacaaatgaatgaatgaatgaatgaataaataaataaataaataaataataataataataatagtataCAGATTTCCATGCAAAAATAAACAGTCTGCGAGGAAAGATCGGAAAAACAAGGGTATACCCGATGGCGACACTTCCACCCAAAACATCCCCACAATCACTCACCTTTTCATTATTAATTCCATatcaatattatttatttatgtgtgtAGCtcaattatattaatattattaaagTTCTCTACTTAGGgttgttctttctctctctctccatgcATGGCCATTGGTCAGTAATCTTTTTGGGTTACTGTAATACAGCGTCAAAAAGAAGCTTAAAGACTAAGAAAATTGGTTCCTTCtcttcaaaaccctaaaaatttaataaaacaaaaagagaaagagagagagagagagagagtggaggGATGGGATGAGagaaacaaagaacaaaataaataaacaccAGCCTCCTTTATCTTTCCGTCTCCTTCTGatcttttcttctccttctttctGCAGCAGCAACTATCTCTTGTTGATGTGATTCTCCATCCCCTAAAAACCCACATCAACCCTTTACAAAAGAGAAAGCCATGGTTTTCTCATCTGTTCCCGTCTATATGGATCCACCCAACTGGCAACAACAGGTAagggttttcattttctcaacaattttttcttctatagcttcttcataagaaaaaaagttgaatttaAAGATAAATATTCTTACCCTTTTTCAATCTATATCTTTTCTTGAATATACCagttattgattttgtttatttttgaacttttttgccttttgattTCATAGCAAACAAATCATCAACAACAAGGAGGTTGTAATGATCAGAATAATCATCAGCTTCCTCCGCCCCCACCTCAAGAAGCTGGATGTAATTCAGAAGGTGGCGGCAGCGGCTCAAGCTCGATCAGGCCTGGATCCATGTCTGATCGAGCCCGGCTAGCCAAGATGCCGCAGCCAGAGACTGCACTGAAATGCCCTCGATGTGAATCCATAAACACCAAGTTTTGCTACTTCAACAATTACAGCCTTTCACAGCCTCGTCACTTCTGCAAGACCTGCAGGCGCTACTGGACCAGAGGAGGAGCGTTGAGAAGTGTGCCGGTCGGAGGAGGCTGTcgaagaaacaaaagaagcaaagGCAGCGGCGGCAGCAGCAGGTCAAAATCTCCTGCCGCAGCCGGTAATTCCAGCTCAAGCACAGTCAACTCTTCCAACAGCTGCAGCACCAGTGACAATATCATAGGCCATTTGGCTCATCCACCACCCCATCAATTACCCTTTTTACCCTCTATGCATCATCTTGGTGATTATGGTTCCGGGGACATGATAGGGTTAAATAATTTTGGGGGCATGAACCAACCTGCTGATGTTGAATTTCAACAGCATCAGTTTGGCTCGGACCGGTTGACGGTCCGGCCAAATTTAGGCATCAACATGATCAACACTGAGCATTGGAGATCATCACTGCTTCAGCATCAAGTTCAGCAATTTCCTAATTTCTTGGCTAATTTGGAACCACCAACTAGTTCTCATGGGATGTACCAATTTGAAGGTGGAAATGTTCATCAAAATGTTGGCCTCCTTCCAATGTCTAAGCCATTGGATTCTGTGGGTCCTGGGGTTGCTGCTACTCAGATGGCTAATGTGAAGATGGAAGACAATAATCATCAAGCATTGAATTTGtcaagaaattttttgggCAGCCTTGGAAATGATCATCACCAATACTGGGGTAATAATGGTGCTGGTGGCAATGCTTGGACCGATCTTTCTGGTTTCACTACTTCTTCTTCCACCAGCCATCTCTTATGAAGTTTGATCTTGATCATATGATCACTTTGATCTTCCCCAACTATATTAATTACAGGTTccacaaaaggaaaatgatcGAGTGCTACTGGCGAAGATATTAAAGTTTCAACCAACCTATTCCACCCTAACTTTTCATGAGTTTTCGAAGTTGAAGCCCGGAAATATACGTAAGATGAAATGGGAAGATGGAGCTCTTCATATTTTGTTGAAAGATTACCTTAGAAATGGTAGGCTTTCTAgttttgaaattgtttgtttgtttttcctttttattgcTTTAGTCTTTGGGAGGTTTATGTCCGAAGTAGCTAgtatatatatgcttgtaaTTCATGTGGGAGACTTGGAATATCTGACATTTTGAAGGGCCAGATTGTCATAATATATCAAATATGAATGCTATGTGTACCAAGTTTCCTTCAcatattttatgaaattgtgTCCATCAAAGTTTTGTCTATTAATCTTTACTTATAAGCTAGCTATACTCATTAATTTCAGTGAAAGGCTGGACATTATTCCGAAAAATTGCCCACATTATCTCTGCCAGACTGCCAGAGGCAGAAGCAATTAATATATCAGTTTTCGTTTTTAGGTCACTGCAAGCCAGCTTCTTTCTCTTACATAGTCTCTCAATTGTTGGGTCATTTCTGTTTGATATTTCCGGAACTTGAAAGAGTACTGTTCATTCAATCTCAATTTTTACCCCCACCCCCTTCGCCCAAAAAGTTTGTGCCCATACTTTAAATTTAGtccgcgagagagagagagagagagagagagagagagagagagagagagagagagagaggaaagtAGGGTTTAGTGAGTAGTGAATTAGAAGacgtttgctttttttttttggttgcaagTGCGAGGACCAGAATGATTACGCAATTATAAGAAATTGACCAAAACGAGACGtacttctgtttttttggttgtgaACTCAGATTTAAATCGATGGACGATTTACAAAGAAGCTAAGAGAAACGCCAAAATCCCACTCAAAACCATGCAAAAGAACAAGGATTCTTGGAATTATGTTGCGAAAATATACTAACCTGAAGAGGGTATAGGACCATGCTACACGGAGTCAAAAAAGCATaaggaaaaaaccaaaaagaagaaagaaaattcgaGACCCTCTTAacatttgtttggttttggtcTTTCCTCTCCTTTCTAATCAAAgcaaattaaagtaaaaacaaCAGTCATTATTGTTTTTGAGGTAATGGAATCTGGGTTTTGGATTTGCTTTTGCACTAACCAAGGTAGCTGTGTAAGCCTGCAATAAAACCGTCAAAAAAGCAACTCCATCTCTGTCGACTGTCTCACTAGAGCAACAGCAGTCAAGGTTGTTTTTTGTGGTTGGTCGTTGGTCGTTGGTCGTAGACAGTgatgtttgaaattttttacagGAGCTATAGTTAACTAGTTGTAAAACTATTTTCCGGTTTTAATTGAGTTAAAagtattattttaattcaatattaATAAAGCATCGAATCCAAAACTAACGAAATTGTTTAAAGCCGATCCATCTGGGTGttgacgaagaagaagaagaagaagaagaagaaagagctCGGAAATCCAAGCTTTGGTTAGTACATGAGATTAATATTGGTGATGGCCACATCACATGTGATAGGCGTGAAGATGTTCTCTCTGTTTCCATGGcagcttttcctttttgtgaCGTCCCTGTCCCTGTCCTTGCTCTTCTTCTTAACTAACGCTCCCTCTCTATCTTTTCTCTCTGTCTGTGTgtgatgatatatatatatattcatatacAAGGACTGCAGGCACACGCACAGATTCCAATCTATGCTTCTAAAATTCTTGGATACAGGGGCCTCACGTTCTCCCACATGTTCTCAATCATATATGTGTTACTTAGATTCCTGCTCACTTCTACATAGAATCTCAATagtaaatatataattacaaTATGCACGGATCCAACAAAACATAATTCTTACTACTCCTATTAATTAGGTATTATAGTAATAGTAGTAGGAGAATGCTACCCTACGTCGTTCATGTATGTGTATGTCACTCATAACCGTTGATGAAACAGATCtagtttatattgattgtCCGTTTTAAAGTGCTTTTGAAAAGACTAAAAACGTAATACATGAAAGTGTTA
The Prunus dulcis chromosome 2, ALMONDv2, whole genome shotgun sequence DNA segment above includes these coding regions:
- the LOC117618811 gene encoding dof zinc finger protein DOF3.6, with the protein product MVFSSVPVYMDPPNWQQQQTNHQQQGGCNDQNNHQLPPPPPQEAGCNSEGGGSGSSSIRPGSMSDRARLAKMPQPETALKCPRCESINTKFCYFNNYSLSQPRHFCKTCRRYWTRGGALRSVPVGGGCRRNKRSKGSGGSSRSKSPAAAGNSSSSTVNSSNSCSTSDNIIGHLAHPPPHQLPFLPSMHHLGDYGSGDMIGLNNFGGMNQPADVEFQQHQFGSDRLTVRPNLGINMINTEHWRSSLLQHQVQQFPNFLANLEPPTSSHGMYQFEGGNVHQNVGLLPMSKPLDSVGPGVAATQMANVKMEDNNHQALNLSRNFLGSLGNDHHQYWGNNGAGGNAWTDLSGFTTSSSTSHLL